A stretch of Nonomuraea africana DNA encodes these proteins:
- a CDS encoding type I polyketide synthase, translating into MNRDDLQEWLTAQVAELGRRKVADPEQTFAANGLDSVRVAELAERVGRRLGRVVDPALLFEHSTIATLAAHLRRPAEAAARAAVMAAAGPAGGPIAVVGLACRMPGAADAEEYWKLLLTGTEAVREVPPDRWPDGVVDPDPSTPGKLISTRGGFLDGLADFDAAFFRISEAEALRMDPQQRLLLETSWDATEDAGSPPSRLRGSRTGVFVGIATGDYAHRQLSDPDRISAHTATGNSFAVAANRLSYFYDWRGPSVAVDTACSSSLVATHLAIRALRAGDCDLALACGVNALIEPEASIGLSKAGMLAPDGRCKPFDAAANGYVRGEGCGVVVLKRLEDALAAGDRIYAVLRGSAVNQDGASNGLTAPNPAAQRAVLHDAYADAGLAPADAQYVECHGTGTPLGDPIEAGSLAAARGPEAGECLIGSVKGNIGHLEAAAGVAGLIKTVLAVHHGLIPPSLHYSTPNPRIPFDEHRLRVAARSVSWPDGPRLAGVSSFGFGGTNAHVVVGQAPATAPASPSEDPLLLPLTARGRDELSELVSRTARRLESADEAEILAVAATMATRRTHHRPYRTAVVARRPAELRRALSTGLSEVSAAPAAPPRIAFAFSGQGSQWPGMGRTLLADEPLFRSVIRRCDEAVRELLDWSIEAALDGGEPVDLEHTAVAQPLIVAVQIALAELLGSYGIVPDAVVGHSVGEISAAVTAGELDLEAGMRLAVSRGRLMAEAAPGGGMLAVGLPVAEARRWCEDGVEVAAVNAPTATVLAGSAARLEKVARDLTEAGVFARRLPVAYAFHSSSMARAAELLAAEQAGLAAHEPEVPLYSTITGRRVAGPHGERWGRGVREPVLFADAVTAALDDGVDVLLEVGPKPVLQASLRALAGTRARVLSCVDESDQQQLALLRTLAALFGLGAAIRWQRLYPSGSPVVSAPVTPWRRRRFWLDRPSGDRRAGADPLLGGLLDLATSPDHTIWQGDLDPVALPYLSDHKVGEQVIFPAAGYADLLRRAGGRHEAVAGLRLHRPLVLGRRRRLQTTLDRARRTVTVHAHDDDGQWREHAAGRLVAAAPAPAPLDLALLRARCPREVAGAELYELLRRHGLDYGPAFRGVERVWRGTDEALGVLAGGGDRIRLLDAAFHVVAALVDPGHGPALPVAVEELTWWAEPSAATHVHVTLGTSGGAELTADLDLTGEDGAPVARVTGLTLRRAVLDEQATRLPGLRLYQVAWRLRPIPACPTGLFPSGWVVIASPGERLAEQLAERAGFRICRANGELRLDAEELSIDPRRPGHYRQLVNHLVATGPLRGVIHLPGADADTGVLSAALLLRALAYGIAEQSPRVLFATTGAQPVGEHPVRDPFAAAVWGLAKVIPLEHPSLEFLCLDLDPDDPDPVSTVREELAARWEDAEVGYRSGLRYIRRIAPDDRPVGPQITVRADGVYAITGGTGALGLQVAAHLVELGARRLVLIGRTKREGAEVSAWRARGVDVRVLAADVSDREQLDGALRQARAAGPLRGVVHAAGLLHNGPLLDLDARGVQDVFGPKVSGAWHLHELTSGDELDWFACFSSAAGVLGSPGQAGYAAANAFLDALAHHRRAEGLPAVSFDWGPWAAGMAASWETDSDRELRTAARAILPDAGVSAFAGLAAGERVQPVVLPFDLRNLAQFYPSDTGRSFLSEIATAEVDRLRSIGTQSSHRPDLATEYLAPRNDLERQIAAIWQKAMSIQPIGVRDGFFELGGDSVMANQILIDVNRALGVTVSPERAFDDFSIANLAVLAEQEMHRLLESLTDEEAERLLAQGKAAHSSST; encoded by the coding sequence GTGAACCGGGATGATCTGCAGGAGTGGCTCACCGCCCAGGTCGCCGAGCTGGGCCGACGGAAGGTCGCCGACCCCGAGCAGACCTTCGCGGCCAACGGCCTCGACTCGGTGCGCGTCGCCGAGCTGGCCGAGCGTGTCGGCCGCAGGCTGGGGCGCGTCGTCGACCCCGCGCTGCTGTTCGAGCACTCGACGATCGCCACGCTCGCCGCCCACCTGCGCCGCCCCGCTGAGGCCGCAGCGCGCGCCGCCGTCATGGCCGCGGCCGGTCCGGCCGGCGGCCCGATCGCCGTGGTCGGACTGGCATGCCGCATGCCCGGCGCGGCGGACGCCGAGGAGTACTGGAAGCTCCTGCTGACCGGCACCGAGGCGGTGCGGGAGGTACCACCGGACCGGTGGCCCGATGGAGTGGTGGACCCCGACCCGAGCACACCCGGAAAGCTGATCAGCACCCGAGGCGGCTTCCTGGACGGCCTGGCCGACTTCGACGCCGCCTTCTTCCGCATCTCGGAGGCGGAGGCGCTGCGCATGGACCCGCAGCAGCGTCTGCTGCTGGAAACCAGCTGGGACGCCACCGAGGACGCGGGCAGCCCACCGAGCCGCCTGAGGGGCTCACGCACCGGAGTGTTCGTCGGCATTGCCACCGGCGACTACGCCCACCGCCAGCTGTCCGACCCCGACCGCATCAGCGCCCACACGGCGACGGGCAACTCCTTCGCGGTCGCGGCCAACAGGCTGTCGTACTTCTACGACTGGCGCGGCCCCAGCGTCGCGGTGGACACAGCCTGCTCCTCCTCGCTGGTCGCCACCCACCTGGCGATCCGCGCCCTGCGCGCAGGAGACTGCGACCTGGCCCTCGCCTGCGGGGTGAACGCGCTGATCGAGCCGGAAGCCTCCATCGGGCTGAGCAAAGCGGGCATGCTCGCCCCCGACGGCCGCTGCAAGCCGTTCGACGCCGCGGCCAACGGCTACGTGCGCGGTGAAGGCTGCGGCGTCGTCGTGCTCAAGCGCCTGGAAGACGCGCTGGCCGCGGGAGACCGGATCTACGCCGTCCTCAGGGGGAGCGCGGTGAACCAGGACGGCGCGTCCAACGGCCTCACCGCTCCCAACCCGGCCGCCCAGCGAGCCGTCCTGCACGATGCCTACGCCGATGCCGGACTGGCCCCCGCCGATGCCCAGTACGTGGAGTGTCACGGCACCGGAACCCCGCTCGGCGACCCCATCGAGGCCGGCTCGCTCGCCGCGGCCCGCGGTCCCGAGGCGGGCGAGTGCCTGATCGGCTCGGTCAAGGGCAACATCGGGCATCTGGAGGCCGCGGCCGGGGTCGCCGGACTGATCAAGACGGTCCTGGCCGTGCACCACGGCCTCATCCCGCCCAGCCTCCACTACTCCACCCCGAACCCGCGCATCCCCTTCGACGAGCACCGGCTCCGGGTGGCCGCCCGTTCGGTGAGCTGGCCGGACGGGCCTCGCCTCGCGGGCGTGAGCAGCTTCGGGTTCGGAGGGACCAACGCCCACGTCGTCGTCGGCCAGGCTCCGGCCACCGCGCCGGCGTCCCCAAGCGAAGACCCCCTGCTGCTCCCCCTCACGGCGCGCGGTCGCGACGAACTGTCCGAACTCGTCTCCCGTACGGCACGCCGCCTCGAATCCGCCGACGAGGCGGAGATCCTCGCGGTGGCCGCCACCATGGCCACCCGGCGCACGCATCACCGCCCCTACCGGACGGCCGTGGTCGCGCGCCGTCCGGCCGAGCTGCGCCGGGCCCTTTCCACAGGCCTGTCCGAGGTGTCTGCGGCCCCCGCCGCACCGCCGCGCATCGCCTTCGCCTTCTCCGGCCAGGGCAGCCAGTGGCCCGGCATGGGCCGTACGCTGCTGGCCGACGAGCCGCTGTTCCGCTCGGTGATCCGCCGCTGCGACGAGGCGGTGCGCGAGCTGCTGGACTGGTCGATCGAAGCGGCCCTCGACGGCGGCGAGCCGGTGGACCTCGAGCACACCGCGGTGGCCCAGCCGCTGATCGTGGCCGTGCAGATCGCCCTGGCGGAGCTCCTCGGCTCCTACGGCATCGTGCCCGACGCCGTGGTCGGGCACAGCGTGGGCGAGATCTCCGCCGCGGTGACGGCCGGTGAACTGGACCTGGAGGCGGGGATGCGGCTGGCCGTCTCGCGCGGGCGGCTCATGGCCGAGGCCGCACCCGGCGGCGGCATGCTCGCCGTCGGCCTGCCCGTCGCCGAGGCACGCCGGTGGTGCGAGGACGGCGTAGAGGTGGCCGCGGTGAACGCACCCACCGCGACCGTGCTGGCCGGTTCCGCCGCCAGGCTGGAGAAGGTGGCGCGGGACCTGACCGAGGCCGGGGTCTTCGCCAGGCGACTGCCCGTCGCCTACGCCTTCCACTCCTCGTCGATGGCGCGGGCCGCCGAGCTGCTCGCGGCCGAGCAGGCCGGGCTGGCCGCGCACGAGCCGGAGGTGCCGCTCTACTCCACGATCACCGGCCGCCGGGTGGCCGGGCCGCACGGCGAGCGCTGGGGCCGCGGCGTCCGGGAGCCCGTCCTGTTCGCCGACGCGGTCACCGCCGCGCTGGACGACGGCGTGGACGTGCTGCTCGAGGTCGGACCGAAGCCGGTCCTCCAGGCCTCTCTCCGCGCCCTGGCCGGAACCCGCGCGCGGGTGCTGAGCTGCGTCGACGAGAGCGATCAGCAACAGCTTGCCCTGCTGCGCACGCTGGCCGCGTTGTTCGGGCTGGGCGCGGCCATCCGGTGGCAGCGCCTCTACCCGTCCGGCTCGCCCGTCGTGAGCGCCCCGGTCACGCCGTGGCGTCGCCGCCGCTTCTGGCTGGACCGGCCTTCGGGCGATCGCCGTGCCGGTGCCGACCCGCTGCTGGGCGGCCTGCTCGACCTGGCCACGTCACCGGACCACACGATCTGGCAGGGCGACCTGGACCCGGTGGCGCTGCCGTACCTCTCCGACCACAAGGTCGGCGAGCAGGTGATCTTCCCTGCGGCGGGCTACGCGGACCTGCTGCGCCGCGCGGGCGGGCGGCACGAGGCGGTGGCCGGGCTGCGCCTGCACCGCCCGCTGGTGCTCGGCCGACGCCGCCGCTTGCAGACGACGCTCGACAGGGCGCGGCGGACGGTCACCGTCCACGCCCACGATGACGACGGCCAATGGCGCGAGCACGCGGCGGGACGTCTCGTGGCCGCCGCGCCCGCCCCTGCTCCGCTGGACCTGGCGCTCCTGCGGGCACGCTGCCCACGTGAGGTCGCGGGCGCCGAGCTGTACGAGCTGCTGCGCCGGCACGGCCTCGACTACGGGCCCGCCTTCCGCGGGGTCGAGCGGGTGTGGAGGGGAACCGACGAGGCACTGGGCGTGCTCGCCGGCGGCGGGGATCGCATCCGCCTGCTCGACGCGGCCTTCCACGTGGTCGCCGCGCTCGTCGATCCGGGCCACGGCCCCGCCCTTCCCGTCGCCGTCGAGGAGCTGACGTGGTGGGCCGAGCCGAGCGCGGCCACGCACGTGCACGTCACGCTCGGAACATCGGGCGGGGCGGAGCTGACCGCGGACCTCGACCTGACCGGTGAGGACGGGGCACCGGTGGCCCGCGTCACCGGGCTCACCCTGCGGCGTGCCGTACTGGACGAACAGGCCACGCGCCTGCCCGGACTTCGGCTCTACCAGGTGGCCTGGCGCCTCCGGCCCATCCCCGCCTGCCCGACCGGGCTGTTCCCCAGCGGCTGGGTGGTGATCGCCTCGCCGGGTGAGCGGCTCGCGGAACAGCTGGCGGAGCGCGCGGGATTCCGGATCTGCCGGGCGAACGGAGAGCTCAGGCTGGATGCCGAGGAGCTCTCGATCGACCCCCGCCGGCCCGGCCACTACCGGCAGCTGGTGAACCACCTGGTGGCCACGGGCCCGCTGCGCGGGGTGATCCATCTGCCCGGCGCCGACGCGGACACGGGGGTGCTGTCCGCCGCGCTGCTGCTGCGGGCGCTGGCGTACGGCATCGCCGAGCAGAGCCCGAGGGTGCTCTTCGCCACCACCGGCGCCCAGCCCGTGGGCGAGCACCCGGTGCGCGATCCGTTCGCCGCGGCCGTCTGGGGGCTGGCGAAGGTGATCCCGCTGGAGCACCCCTCGCTGGAGTTCCTCTGCCTCGACCTCGACCCTGACGATCCGGACCCGGTTTCCACGGTCCGCGAGGAGCTGGCGGCGCGCTGGGAGGACGCCGAGGTCGGTTACCGGTCCGGCCTGCGGTACATCAGGCGGATCGCGCCCGACGACCGGCCGGTGGGCCCGCAGATCACGGTCCGCGCCGACGGTGTCTACGCCATCACCGGCGGCACCGGCGCGCTGGGCCTGCAGGTGGCCGCTCACCTGGTCGAGCTCGGCGCCCGCCGGCTCGTGCTGATCGGCAGGACGAAGCGGGAGGGCGCCGAGGTGTCCGCGTGGCGGGCGCGCGGCGTGGACGTGCGGGTCCTGGCCGCGGACGTGTCCGACCGCGAGCAGCTCGACGGCGCGTTGCGGCAGGCCCGGGCGGCCGGGCCGTTGCGCGGCGTCGTGCATGCGGCCGGGCTGCTGCACAACGGCCCGCTGCTCGACCTCGACGCCCGCGGAGTGCAGGACGTCTTCGGCCCCAAGGTGTCGGGCGCCTGGCACCTGCACGAGCTGACCTCGGGTGATGAGTTGGACTGGTTCGCCTGCTTCTCCAGTGCCGCTGGGGTGCTCGGCTCGCCGGGCCAGGCGGGGTACGCGGCGGCCAACGCCTTCCTCGACGCCCTGGCCCACCACCGCAGGGCCGAAGGGTTGCCCGCGGTCAGCTTCGACTGGGGACCCTGGGCGGCGGGCATGGCGGCGAGCTGGGAGACCGACTCCGACCGCGAGCTGCGCACCGCGGCCAGGGCAATCCTTCCGGACGCCGGGGTGAGCGCGTTCGCCGGCCTGGCGGCGGGTGAGCGCGTGCAACCCGTGGTGTTGCCGTTCGACCTGCGGAACCTGGCGCAGTTCTATCCGTCCGACACGGGAAGGTCGTTCCTGTCCGAGATCGCCACGGCCGAGGTGGACCGGCTGCGGTCCATCGGCACGCAGTCCTCGCATCGGCCCGACCTGGCGACGGAATACCTCGCGCCGCGCAACGACCTGGAGCGGCAGATCGCGGCGATCTGGCAGAAGGCGATGAGCATCCAGCCCATCGGCGTCCGAGATGGTTTCTTCGAGCTCGGCGGGGACTCGGTGATGGCCAACCAGATCCTGATCGACGTCAATCGCGCGCTGGGTGTCACCGTCTCACCGGAGCGGGCCTTCGACGACTTCTCCATCGCCAACCTGGCGGTGCTCGCCGAGCAGGAGATGCACCGGTTGCTGGAGTCGCTCACCGACGAGGAGGCCGAACGGCTGCTGGCTCAGGGGAAGGCCGCCCACAGCTCCAGCACGTGA
- a CDS encoding fatty acyl-AMP ligase: protein MADTLVGLVRERAQAGGDGHAYGFLVDGEQDLRSVTYGELEQRAAAIGAMLGERVAPGGRVLLVFEPGLDFLTAFFGCLFAGVVAVPVYPPTPSRPEAGLASVARVAADCGAEAVLASPLTVALAEAAAGVAELRGLPWLVPDERPADAWRAPRVRPDSVAMLQYTSGSTGSPKGVVLRHRHLLGNLASMDWFTGRPATGTVVSWLPLYHDMGLIGTVLYPLFRGMSCYLMSPLHFLHRPLRWLELISRVGGTISGGPSFAYYLCTRRAEAISPDRLDLSSWEVAFNGAEPINLDVLRAFEAAFAPSGLRPGTVVGCYGLAEASLLVTGARRGEPRSTHVLRAELGEGKAVECDPGDPRAVELADAGGLPPGHDVRIVDAGSGRELPDGAVGEIWASAPSVADGYWRKPEETGAAFGARLPATDSSYLRTGDLGVMLDGRLFVTGRRKDVVIVRGRNVHPHDIERVAQQVDRRLRPGGGVAFSILGADGEGVALLQEVTTRDPEELRGLAAAITGAVLADQQVPVSRLYLVPPRSVLKTSSGKPRRSATRDALHNGEITILHTDGDVS, encoded by the coding sequence ATGGCTGACACCCTGGTCGGGCTGGTCCGGGAGCGCGCGCAGGCCGGCGGTGACGGACACGCCTACGGCTTCCTCGTGGACGGGGAGCAGGACCTCAGGTCGGTGACGTACGGCGAGCTGGAGCAGCGGGCCGCCGCCATCGGCGCGATGCTCGGCGAGCGCGTCGCTCCGGGCGGGCGGGTGCTGCTGGTCTTCGAACCCGGCCTGGACTTCCTGACCGCATTCTTCGGCTGCCTGTTCGCGGGCGTCGTCGCGGTGCCCGTCTACCCGCCCACGCCCTCGCGGCCCGAAGCCGGGCTCGCGAGCGTGGCCCGGGTGGCCGCCGACTGCGGGGCCGAGGCGGTGCTCGCCTCCCCGCTGACGGTCGCCCTCGCCGAGGCCGCCGCGGGCGTGGCCGAGCTCAGGGGGCTGCCGTGGCTGGTGCCCGATGAAAGGCCGGCGGACGCGTGGCGCGCTCCCAGGGTCCGGCCCGACTCCGTGGCCATGCTCCAATACACCTCTGGTTCCACCGGGTCGCCCAAGGGGGTGGTGCTGCGCCATCGGCACCTGCTCGGCAACCTGGCCTCGATGGACTGGTTCACCGGCCGGCCCGCCACCGGGACGGTGGTCTCGTGGCTGCCGCTCTATCACGACATGGGCCTCATCGGCACCGTGCTCTACCCGCTGTTCCGCGGCATGTCCTGCTACCTGATGTCCCCGCTGCACTTCCTGCACCGGCCGCTACGGTGGCTGGAGCTCATCAGCAGGGTCGGCGGCACGATCAGCGGCGGTCCCAGCTTCGCCTACTACCTGTGCACCCGGCGGGCCGAGGCGATCTCGCCCGACCGGCTCGACCTGTCCAGCTGGGAGGTCGCCTTCAACGGGGCCGAACCCATCAACCTGGACGTGCTGCGGGCCTTCGAGGCCGCCTTCGCGCCCAGTGGCCTGCGGCCGGGCACGGTGGTCGGCTGTTACGGCCTGGCCGAGGCGAGCCTGCTCGTGACCGGCGCGCGGCGCGGCGAGCCGCGGTCCACCCATGTCCTACGCGCCGAGCTCGGCGAGGGCAAGGCCGTGGAGTGCGACCCCGGCGATCCGCGTGCGGTCGAGCTGGCCGACGCGGGTGGCCTGCCCCCCGGTCACGACGTGCGGATCGTGGATGCCGGCTCGGGGCGGGAGCTGCCCGACGGCGCGGTGGGCGAGATCTGGGCCTCGGCGCCCAGCGTGGCCGACGGCTACTGGCGCAAACCCGAGGAGACCGGCGCGGCGTTCGGCGCCCGGCTGCCGGCCACGGACTCGAGCTACCTGCGCACCGGCGACCTCGGGGTGATGCTCGACGGGCGGCTGTTCGTCACCGGCAGGCGCAAGGACGTGGTGATCGTCCGTGGCCGCAACGTCCACCCCCACGACATCGAACGGGTGGCCCAGCAGGTGGACCGCCGCCTGCGCCCGGGTGGCGGGGTGGCGTTCTCGATCCTCGGTGCGGACGGCGAGGGTGTCGCGCTGCTCCAGGAGGTCACCACGCGGGACCCCGAGGAGCTGCGTGGCCTGGCTGCGGCGATCACCGGGGCGGTCCTCGCCGACCAGCAGGTGCCGGTCTCGCGGCTGTACCTGGTGCCGCCTCGCAGCGTGCTCAAGACCTCCAGCGGCAAGCCGCGCCGGTCGGCGACCAGGGACGCGCTGCACAACGGAGAAATCACGATCTTGCACACGGACGGTGATGTCTCGTGA
- a CDS encoding LLM class flavin-dependent oxidoreductase, whose translation MRFGMFFELQLPRPWRPDSEQELVSNALEWAELGEAAGIEYAWAQEHHFLEEYSHSTAPEVFLAAVSQRTKRMRLGHGITLMPPAYNHPARVAERISMLDLVSGGRVEWGTGESSSRLELEGFRVNYIEKRAMWAEGVREAARMMTAEPYPGHQGEYFSMPPRNVVPKPVQRPHPPLWVACTNRDTLKLAARLGMGALTFSFMDAGEARFWVREYYDTFKRECQPIGQAVNPNIAMLAGVMVNEDGDLARARGVEGQQFFKWALAHYYRFGAHVPGRTNLWEEFKRSEPEPMAGLGAVGSPEEAAEHFRGLEEAGVDQLILLQQGGRYEHEHICESLDLLGRRVLPEFAERHVERERAKQADLAPYIDKAMDKVTPIEDVPPPVVESYPRLWERDGVTVQQVGTQRALDAASLWRLHIGGAGSEERPAHG comes from the coding sequence ATGCGGTTCGGCATGTTCTTTGAGCTCCAGCTGCCCCGGCCCTGGCGCCCGGACAGCGAGCAGGAGCTGGTCTCCAACGCCCTGGAATGGGCTGAGCTGGGCGAGGCCGCGGGCATCGAGTACGCCTGGGCGCAGGAGCACCACTTCCTGGAGGAGTATTCCCACTCCACCGCCCCCGAGGTGTTCCTGGCCGCGGTGAGCCAGCGCACCAAGCGCATGCGGCTGGGACACGGCATCACGCTCATGCCGCCCGCCTACAACCATCCCGCCAGGGTGGCCGAGCGCATCTCCATGCTCGACCTGGTCAGCGGCGGGCGGGTCGAGTGGGGCACCGGGGAGTCCAGCTCCCGGCTCGAGCTGGAGGGCTTCCGGGTCAACTACATCGAGAAACGCGCCATGTGGGCCGAAGGCGTGCGCGAGGCGGCCCGGATGATGACGGCGGAGCCGTACCCAGGACATCAGGGTGAATACTTCTCGATGCCGCCGCGCAACGTGGTGCCCAAGCCCGTCCAGCGGCCCCACCCGCCGCTCTGGGTGGCCTGCACCAACCGCGACACGCTCAAGCTGGCCGCCCGGCTCGGCATGGGCGCGCTGACCTTCTCCTTCATGGACGCGGGGGAGGCGCGGTTCTGGGTGCGTGAGTACTACGACACCTTCAAGCGCGAGTGTCAGCCCATCGGGCAGGCCGTCAACCCCAACATCGCGATGCTGGCCGGGGTCATGGTCAACGAGGACGGCGACCTCGCCCGCGCCCGCGGCGTCGAGGGGCAGCAGTTCTTCAAGTGGGCGCTGGCGCACTACTACCGATTCGGCGCGCACGTGCCAGGCCGTACCAACCTGTGGGAGGAGTTCAAGCGCAGCGAGCCCGAGCCGATGGCAGGGCTGGGGGCGGTCGGCTCCCCCGAGGAGGCGGCCGAGCACTTCCGCGGGCTGGAAGAGGCCGGGGTGGACCAGCTCATCCTGCTCCAGCAAGGCGGCCGGTACGAGCACGAGCACATTTGCGAGTCCCTGGACCTGCTCGGTCGCCGGGTGCTGCCCGAGTTCGCCGAACGGCACGTCGAGCGCGAGCGGGCCAAGCAGGCCGACCTGGCGCCCTACATCGACAAGGCGATGGACAAGGTCACGCCGATCGAGGACGTGCCGCCCCCGGTCGTGGAGTCGTACCCGCGGCTGTGGGAACGGGACGGGGTCACCGTGCAGCAGGTCGGCACCCAGCGCGCGCTGGACGCCGCCTCGCTGTGGCGGCTGCACATCGGCGGCGCGGGCAGCGAGGAGAGGCCGGCTCATGGCTGA